Proteins encoded by one window of Asterias rubens chromosome 18, eAstRub1.3, whole genome shotgun sequence:
- the LOC117302469 gene encoding protein hairy-like translates to MAADKTSKSQEKRKSSKPLMEKRRRARINECLSKLQSILEAVNGHSETPGGHSKREKAEILEQTVQLVKHLRQQEQGGQTREVLPIAQYRAGFNECLNEVSRFMDVNERALNAETRAGLLNHLASSMQTPASAPPASPSNGVVTGSSGWNTGQFVQQSPRKATLPEEERVDGRGVGRRGGTVVQPVNPMPPPDAVTPSHAGAASASNYPTRISSSNNPTLPPTQQHPLRMVQPQKSPVIIPASQGVALPINLQSPPAGHVAVVLPAHLLGSFVGGQVATGQLIPLYQQQGSAPVASQRAPSSELVTIPPGSSAMFVPTPGNNRDLNHVDPTVGSSSNGRGGRVFVAPSPVPGCSPNMGSTSVRIESSALANPERRVPVATNPPITPSGVETMAAKGTPEHGIIYAPASLPMQFYVAPSAYGAVSGPFPNGLALANPPSLALDAIGAHWRPWGLEQNQR, encoded by the exons ATGGCAGCGGACAAGACGTCGAAAAGTCAGGAGAAACGAAAG TCTTCCAAGCCGTTGATGGAGAAAAGGAGACGGGCCCGCATCAACGAGTGTCTATCTAAGCTTCAATCTATTCTAGAGGCAGTCAATGGTCATTCAGAG ACGCCTGGTGGTCATTCAAAAAGAGAGAAGGCCGAGATCCTTGAGCAGACTGTTCAGCTGGTAAAACACCTCCGACAGCAAGAACAAGGAG GGCAGACACGTGAGGTCCTTCCAATCGCACAATACAGGGCTGGATTCAACGAGTGCCTGAATGAAGTCAGCCGATTTATGGACGTCAACGAGCGCGCCCTCAACGCCGAAACACGAGCAGGACTTCTCAACCACCTTGCCTCATCGATGCAGACGCCGGCCTCCGCGCCGCCGGCCTCGCCGAGTAACGGTGTCGTCACGGGGAGCAGTGGGTGGAACACCGGACAGTTTGTGCAGCAGAGTCCGAGAAAAGCGACACTACCAGAGGAGGAACGGGTGGATGGTCGGGGCGTGGGGCGCCGTGGAGGCACGGTTGTCCAGCCGGTGAATCCTATGCCGCCACCTGACGCTGTGACCCCCTCACACGCTGGTGCAGCGTCAGCTTCAAACTATCCTACACGAATCTCTTCATCAAACAACCCCACATTACCCCCGACGCAGCAGCACCCTCTCAGGATGGTCCAGCCGCAGAAATCACCCGTTATTATCCCTGCCTCACAGGGGGTAGCACTACCAATAAATCTACAGTCACCACCAGCGGGTCATGTGGCTGTGGTCCTACCGGCACACTTACTGGGTTCATTCGTCGGTGGGCAGGTTGCCACTGGTCAACTTATTCCCTTATATCAGCAACAGGGTAGCGCCCCCGTCGCCAGTCAACGGGCACCGAGCTCAGAGTTGGTGACCATTCCGCCAGGGTCTAGTGCAATGTTCGTCCCTACACCTGGGAACAATCGCGATTTGAATCACGTCGATCCCACCGTCGGCTCTTCTTCAAACGGCAGGGGAGGTCGTGTGTTCGTAGCGCCCAGCCCAGTTCCCGGATGTTCTCCCAACATGGGGTCAACCAGTGTACGAATTGAGTCCTCTGCCCTGGCTAACCCAGAAAGACGGGTACCAGTAGCTACGAACCCACCAATCACGCCGTCGGGTGTGGAAACTATGGCAGCCAAAGGCACACCTGAGCACGGCATCATCTACGCACCAGCATCACTACCTATGCAGTTCTACGTTGCACCCTCTGCGTACGGTGCGGTAAGTGGCCCATTCCCGAATGGGCTCGCCTTAGCGAATCCGCCTTCTTTGGCTTTGGATGCCATTGGAGCTCATTGGAGGCCATGGGGCTTAGAGCAGAATCAAAGATAA